The genomic DNA GTCCGCGCTGACGGCGCCAACCGCTGGGTCCTCGCGGTCGGTGACGGTCACTGCGACGGTGCCGCTCTTGCCGGTTCACGCGGCCGCTGATCGTCCATCGGCAGCTCGGTCCTCGTCTCGTCGAGGATCGTCGAGTCGGGTGCCTCCTCCCCGGTGGGCCCGGCCGTCGATCGAACCCGCTTGCGGCGGCGGTTCAGCGCGACGTCCACCAGCACCGTCACGAGCACCGTGAGGCCGACACCGCCGACCGCAACGGTCATCGTGGACCGTGTCCGTGACGGCATGGCGGGAACCGGCACGCTGGGCGGGGAGACGATGAACGACGTGGCCATCATCTCCGGGGGGACGTCGGCCTGGACCTGGATGTTCTCCAGCGACGCGCGAAGTTCCATGGCGGCCAGTTCGAGTGTCTTCGTTGCGGATTCGGGGTTCGCCGTGGCGACGTCGATCATGACGAGCGGGATGGGCGGCGACGTCGCGGGCACCGGAAAGAGCCGCGCGTCGTAGATGGGTTCACCGCCCGCGGCGACGACGCGGTTGACCACCGTCGACTGGCGCAGACCCAGCGAAGCCATGTTGGCGAGCAGGGGTGCCCCACCGAAGTCGAGCAGCCCGTTGCGTGGCACCGCCTGGCCCGTCGCGACGGTGTCCACTCGTTGATTGGGGGGAGCGAGGCCGATCACCGTCTGCGAGTAGTAGACCGGTAGGACCGATGTGTACACCTGGTGGCAGTACACCCCGGTGACCGCCAGCAAGGGGATCAGGATGTACCAGCGTCGCAGGCACGATCGGACGACATCGAAAAGGTCCACGGGTCACTTTCCTTTCAGGGGCTGCACGAGTTCGGGATGTCGACCGCGCGCGGACCCGGATCGGATCCACACAGCCGCCCCACCCAGCACGATGGCGATGAGAGCCGTCGGGATTCCGAGCGCCAGCCGTACCGGGACGTCACTGCGGGGATTGCTTGCACCGCTGACCTGGGTGACCCGCACCTTCTGGGCGCCCATCCCGGTGGGAGTCTCCAATGCCCGTGTGTAGGAGATGAATTCCGCCGCGTACGCGTCGGCCAGCGCACGGGCATCCTCGGCCGACCGTGCACTGACCGACACGTCGATGAGCGAGGTGTTCGGCGGCACCCTCGCTGCGCTGACGCGCTCGGCGAGTTGCTCAGCGGTCTGCGATGAACGGAGTTCGTCCACGACGCGCTGACTCACGACCTCGCTCGTCAGCAACGGGATGTAGGAGTTGATCCGCTCCCTGGCCACGTCGTCGTTCTGATAGGCCTCGAACGTCGTCGATCCGGCGATGGACACCAGGAGTCGCGTCGACGACGTGTACGTCGTCGGCATCGCCACGATGAGTGCCGTCCCTAGCATGACGACGCCGGATGCGATCCACGCGAACGTCCGCCACCGCCTGGCCAATTCGCCGATGAACTCGAAGGCGTTCACCGCACACCCCGGTGTGGCTCGTCGGCGAGGGATCCGCTACCGGCGAACGGCCGCACGGCCGAGGCGTGGGTGGAGGTGAGTACCACGCACATCGCGCCCACCAAGACACCCGTCAGTGCGGCGCCCGCCAAGACTGCGGCGACGGGCAGGCCCCAGGCGCTGATGCGAACCTCGGTGGACGGTGGATTGATGACGACCAGTTCGGCGCGGGGGACGAGTGAACCCGGCACGGTCTCCAATCCATCGACCGTAGCGGTCAATTCGCTGAGCAGAACGGTCGCGGTGCGTCGTGCCTCGGACGGCGATGGACTACTGACGGCGACCTCGATGAGTGCCGTACCAGGAGGGTTCTCGGCGTCGACTCGCCCGGCGAGCGTCTCGGCCGCGAGGTCGAGCCCCAGATCGGTGCCGACCCGGGAGGTCAGGGCCGGGTTGTCGGCCAGCGCGGCGAACGTGCGGGCGCGGCCCTGTGCATACGAGTCGCCACCGTCGACGACGCTGCTGACGTCGCCCGGCGTTCGCACGAACAGGGTTGCGTCGCTCCGGTAGAGCGGTGGTGTCGCCAGGAGTGCCGCGGTGGTGACGGTCAGTGAGATGAGGACGCCCCAGCAGAGCCAACGCCACTTGGCGCGTACAAGACTCAGATACTGGATGCTCATCACGCGTCCGCCGCGAAGCGCTGATCGACCAGCGACGCCGTGATCGCCGTGGCGAGGTCGAGTTCGCCCTGGCGGTTGGGGTGGATGCCGTCGTCGGAGAGCAGGCGGGACGTGTCGCGACCGCCGAACGCCTGGATCGGGTCGATGACGGCTACGCCGCGGGCTGCGGGATCCCGGAGCAACCGGTTCGTGAAGGACTCGTCGAAGCCGAGATCGTCGTTCGGTCGGCTCAGGTAACGGGGCCTCTCGAAGACGATCTCGGCCTCGGGCCATGCCCGCCGGGCATCGGCAATGGTCGCGATCATCGCGGCCAGCACGCTCGCCCGTGGTGGGAACTGGTCGTTCCGGCCGCCGTCGAGGACGACGATGTCGGGATCGAACTGATTGGCCAGCAGGGGGATTCGCTCCGAGAAGGACGTCGATTCGCCGCGGTATTCGTCGACCGTGAACCGGTTGGAGGGACCGCCGCTGACGTAGCCGGTGCCGGGGACTGCCGACAGGTGGCACAGCCAACCCAGGCGGCTGGCTGCCAGGCAACTGGGCGAGAGTTCACGTGGCCCACGGCCTGCGGTGTAGGAGTCGCCTATGAAGAGGGCCGTCGGCGGTCCCTGCTCGACCGGCGGAACTCGCAGGCCGGGCGCGTCGGCCGGCTGCGGCGGCGCGGCCGGGGTCCCGTCGGGAACGAATACGAGCACGAGGCCGATGGCCACTGCGGCCGCCGTGGCCGCGGAGGCGATGTCGGAGAAGCGCACGCCGTTCACGCCCCGGTCTCCGTCCGCAGCCACGCGGCCACCCTGTCGGCGATGACGGAATGACCGGCATCGTTGGGACTGTGCAGGTTTCCCTGCATCAGGCTCCTGTTCAGCCACGGTGGCTGGATACCGCTGAGGAACGGCACGTCGGCGATTCGCGCCGCCTCCCGCACGGCCTCGGAGACCATCTGGACCTTGCCGGGTGCAGGGTCTCCGTACCAGATGGGCCCGATGACGAGAGCGCGCTGCCCGCCGAGTTGGATCTTGTCGAACGCGTCGATGGCGCCGACCGTCACCGCACCCATCTCGGGTAGATCGTTGTCGGCCTGGCCCGTCGTGATGAGGATGATCCGCGGTCGTGCTGCTTGGGCGCGCTCCACCTGGTGGGTGAAGGCGTGCCCACCCCGGCCGTCGGCTGCGAACCCGGCGTCGGGCATCGCGAAGTTGGACACCGACCATCCCGTGCGCTGGGCGAGCAGCGTCGGCCAGACGACCTCGTTCGACTCACCGGCAGTGAAGGCATCCCCGATGACGGCGACGCTGAGCGGCCATCTGGAGTCGGGGTTGCGGCTACAGGTGGTGAGCACCATGCACGCTGAGACGATCGCTCCGGTCAGGACGAGGGCGGCAACCGCGGTCGCGGTCGAGCGACGAGGTGTCGAGGCGTTACTCACCGTGCGCCCACCGCGACGCGGGAGTACGCCTGTTCCAGGCGGTCACCGATGGCGGACATGCTGAACTCGGACCGCGCGACCTCGCGGCCCCGCCTGCCCATGTCGGCCGCGAGGGCTTCGTCGTCGAGCAGCTTGGCGACCGCGGCGGCGAGCGATGGGGGAGAGGGGTCCGTGACGATCCCGCATCCCGTGCGGTCGACCATCGGTGCCAATCCGCAGTCATCGGTGATCACGACGGGTAGGCCCACCGACATGGCCTCTAGAACCGCCATGGGATATGGCTCGCGGACCGAGGGGAGAACGAACACGTTCGCGGCTGCCATCCGCGCAGGCAGCTCGCTGGGTTCGACGGCTCCATCCCAATTGATCGACGGGTGCGCGACGGTCGCCGCGGTGACGGCGGGCCCCTGCCCGCCGTCCGGGCCCAGGAGCGTGAAGCAGGCGCGGTGCCCCGACGTCAGCAGCATGCGTGCCATGGCCACGAACGCCAGCGGCTTCTTCCGGCTGGCCAGACGAGCAGCGAACAGCACCTCCGGCGGTCCTGAACGTCGGTGCGGGCCTCCGTATTCGGGAACGCCGTTGCCGAGTTCGAACAGCCTCAGCCGTGACCCGGCCACCGTCGTCAGCTGTCCCTTCTCCTGAGCCGTCAGGTAACAGACCGCTCCGGCGTCGTGGAGTGCCCGACGCGTGCACGTCGCGTCGAGCGGTGCCGACAGTGGGTGCTGGGACGGAATCACCATGCCGTGGGTCTGCAGCACGTACGGGATGCGTTGCCGCCGTGCGGACATGGCGATCGGCAAGACGACGAGATCGCGGGCGAAGTGAATGTGCACGACGTCGTAGTCCCTGCCGTTGGCCCGGAACCACCGCGACAGACGAGGTGCGCCCATGCCGTAGAAACTGTTCGTCGGCATCAGCATTCGCGCATCGAACAGTTCGACGGGCACGCCGTCCAACGTGGTGCTGCCGACGGGATAGCTGCGGGTCGCCGCGGCGACGGTCACGTCGTGGCCCCGCCGGATTATCTCGGCGCTCGTGTTCAGCGCAACCCGAGCCGGCCCCCCGTAGGCACCATCCGGGTTCAGCAACGACACCACCTGGAGGATTCGCATCACGACACCGTCGGCTGTGGTGCTCGGACGATGGCATTGGATGGAACGTCACCGGATATCAGGCAGGTCGCGCCGATCACCGAGTTCGCGCCGATCGTGACACCGCGCAGCACGGTGGATCGGGCGCAGATCCACACTCCGTCCGCCACGACGATCGGGCCGTTGTCGAAGTCGAAGTCCGGCGAGAAACGGTCATGGCTGCCCGTGCACAGGTAGGCGTGCTGCGAGATGCACACGTCCGAACCGATGTCGATCGTATCGAGGTTGTACAGCTCGGAGTCGGTGCCGACCCACGAATCGTCGCCGATCGAGAGCTTCCACGGCCAGTGCACGCGGACCCGGTGCCGGATGATCACGTCGCGGCCGATCTTTGCCCCGAACCATCGCAGGATCGCGCACCTGAGCCGGTTGGGGCACCAGACCTTGGTCACCACCAGTTCGGAGGTGGCGACCCAGAGGGCCTGGATCAACACCCCGCGGCCCTTGTCATATGAGCAGCCCCGGCCCGCAGCCAGCGACCAACCCACTCGCGTCGTGGTGACCACCATGTCGTTACCCCCCCAGGCCGACTCTTTGCCAGACATCGCGGCGAGGCGTCCTCGCCGACTAGGGAAAGTGTATGCGGACGTGGGAGGAGTTGCTGAAATCGCCTGTCTCGGCGGCGAACTAGTTCTTCGCACCCGTGGGACTAGTTCGTTCTGCGATCCGATGGTCAGTGGTGAATCTGGCGAGGAGAGGTGGCTGAGGCGACGTCTGGCACGTCGGAGGGTCCGCTGTGGTCCACGGGCGCGGGGTCGGCGGCGTGGGTGAGCCCGGCCGGGCGAGCGCCTTGGGGCGTCATGGACTAGATCCTGACCAGCGACGAATTGGTCCCCAAGATCCATGTACGCCGAGCGCCGACGCAGTGAATGGTGAACGGGAGTTCATCGGATGACTCGGGAAGTCGTCGCGCGACGGACGCTGCGCTGCAGTCACTCTCGATCCAGCGGCCATCCGGTCAGCCGCTCGACACGTGGGATGGTGCATCGTGAGGTACGAGGACGTCACCGAGGTCAGGCCGCAGGCACGGACCGCCCTCGCGGGACAGGTGGCAATCTTCGTCGTGGGCGCGAAGTCCGCCGTTCAGATCGCCAACGTGACCGCGACGGTGTTGTCCGTGGTGTGTCTGTTACTCGTTCCCGGCTTCGTGCTCATCCGTCACCGCACCGTCGACGTGGTCCCACTGGGCCTTGCCGCGCTGGGTTGGGCGGCGTACATCGCGTCCTGCCTGGTGAACGGGGTCAGCCTGCTCTGGCCGAATGCGGTTGCACCCGCGGCCTTCTCGCTCTACTTCATCGGTCTGACCGTGCTGACGGGCAGATCGGTCGAGTCGATCGCAACGGTTCTGGCCGGGATCGGTCTCGGAACCGTCGTCTTCTTCCTCACCGAGGGCATCGAACTCACCAGCACCGGGAACTTCCTCCACTTCTGGAAGTACGGCGTCGCTCACGGCGTGACCGTGGTGTTCCTGTACGCGATGATCCGAATGGATCTGCCACGCCTCGTCGTACCAGCCGCGTTGGCGATCGTCGGGGTGGCCAGTCTGGCACTCAACTTTCGGTCGCACGCGTTGGTGTGCCTGATCGCCGCGGCGATCCTGTTTGCGCGGTATGTGCTGGGTGACCGGATCGGCCGCGTTTGGCAGTTCGTCGGCGTGGGGGCCTTCGGGATGCTCTTCGCCTTCCTCATGCCCATCGCCGCGCGGTGGGGGATGTTCGGGGCCGCGTTGGAGCGAAAGACCCTCGAGCAGGACGCGACTCACCTGCCGCTGCTACTTGCCGGCCGGACGGAGCCCCCGATGACGTTGACCGCCATCGCTGATCGCCCTCTGCTGGGCTGGGGCAGCGGCACGAACCTCACACCGGAGGTGTACACGCGTGCAGAACATCTCGCGATCGCAATGGGGTTCGACCCCACCTTCCCATTCGACCTCTACTGGCGCCTGCCCGCTACCGACTATTCCGCGATGCACTCCATTCTGCTGGGCTCCTGGGCGGAGGGCGGAATCCTCGCCGCACTGCTGCCTGCCTGGCTGCTGGTCGCCTGCGTCGTCGTGGTGTGGCGGAACGTCGAGTTCGGCCGCTGGTCCGCGCTGGCGTTGACGGTGGCCCTGCAGTGCATCTGGGATCTGCTCTTCTCGCCGTGGACCTACAACACGATCGCCGAGTATGCCTGCGTCGCACTCCTGTTCTGCGCGAATATGACTCGACGTCCCACGGCGGTGACGGGATGAGCCACGTCGTCAGCGCCGTCATAGCCACGGTTGGTCGGCCGAGCGTCGCGGTCGCCGTTCGATCGGTGCTGGCACAGTCGGCGGAGGTCCGCGAGGTGATCGTCGTGTTGGACGCCGCGACGTCGGTGTCCCTTCCATCCGACGACCGGGTCGTCCTGATCCACGCACCGGCGGGCAGTGGTGCCGCGAGATGTCGACAGCTGGGCATCGACGCCGCGCGGGGTTCGGTGATCGCGCTCCTGGACGACGATGACGAGTGGCTCCCGGACAAGCTCGAGTGCCAGCTGTCGAAGGTGCGTCCCGAATGGGGACCGGGGTGGGTGTCCTCGTCCCGGATGGCCGTCGTCGGCCCCGGCGACAGGAGGAGGACGTGGCCGCGCCGGTTGATCGAACCGCATGAGTCGGTCGCCGACTATCTCTTCCGCGTCCGCGAGGTCGGCGTCGGTGGCGCGGTGCTGCAGACCTCCACGCTGGTGTTCCCTACCGCCCTGGCGCGCCAGGTGCGCTGGGACGGGCACCGCGGCGCCGTCCACGACGAACCCACGTGGCTGATCGAGGTTCAGCGTCGCGTACCCGACGTCCGGCTTCTGCACGTACCAGAGGTGCTGAGCGTGTACGACGTCCGCCGGTCGTCGGTGTCGCGAAGTTCCCAGGACCGTACCGGTGACTACATCGCCTGGGGGTTGCGGCACCTGGTGTGCGAATCACCGCGCGTCCGAGGCGACTACCTGTGCAGCAGCCCGGTCAGCGCGGCCGTGTCCGCACGTTCTCTGCCAGGGGTGGCCCGCGCGGTGTGGTCGGCGCTCGCGTACGGGCGTCCCGGCCCGTGCGCCTTGACCTACGCGGGCCTGAGCGCCGTGCGGATCGTCGTCGGTCGGCTCGTCAGCCTGATCTGGTCGTGACCGTGGCGCGGGACCGGTTGGCGCCGCAGGAGCGGCGCGCGTCGTTGGCTGCGCCGGTATATCGGCTCGCCGGTACGCCGATCACCGTGGCCCTCGGCCTGCTCAACACGGCCATCGTGGTGCGCGAGACCGGTGCCGCCGTATTCGGTCTCGTCGCCCTGGTCGCGACCGTCACCCTGCTCTTCCCGTTCGCCGACCTCGGCATCGGTGCGTCCGTGATCACTGCGAGCGCACGGCTGCGCGGGCCGAATCCGGATTCCGCTGCCGCAGACGTCGTGCGTCGTGGGTTCCGCGTCCTGCTCGGCGTCGCAGGCGCAGTGGTGGTCGTCGCCATCGTGATCATGTCGATCGACGGCTGGGCCACGGTCATCGGTTTCAGCTCGGGTCCGCAGGACCGGTGGGCGGTCACCGTCGCGGCGTGTCTGTTCGGGTTGACGCTGCCTGCGGGCCTTGGTGTTCGGATACTGGTCGGGATCGACCGCAACCCGCTGGCGACAGTGGTTCTGATGAGCTGCCCGGCCTTCGCGCTCGGTCTGACCCTGCTGCTGTTCTCGGCCCGCGTAGACGGCATCTGGTACGTCACGTCGAGCCTTGGCGGTCTCCTCGCCGGCCAGGTACTGGGGTGCGTCCTGGCCTTGCGCCTGTCCGGATTGGGGTCGTCGGCGTTCTCCCCGGTTCGGGGTGACTCGACCGGAACACCGCTGCTGGCGGGCAGCCTGTGGCTCTTCGTCGTGGGAATGGGCTTGCCGATCGGACTGCAGACGGGGCGGGTCATCCTTGCGCACCTCTCGACCCCCGAGCAGCTCGCCGATTACTCACTGGTGGCGCAGATGTACGCGGCGTGCTGGTCGGTGCTGTCTGCGGCCGGCCTCGCCTACTGGCCGATCTTCGTGCGGCGCCGCGCGGAAACGGCCGAGACGATCGCGATGTGGCGACGTCTGACGGCGTCGTTCGGAGCGCTCGCCGCGCTCGCGGCAGCGGCGATGTGGCTTCTGGGGCCCTGGGCGGCCGAGGTGTTGTCCGGCGGGGAGATCGAGGTGACGGCCTGGCTGGCGTTGGCCTTCGGGGCACTGCTCGTCGGTCAGGCGATGCACCTGCCCGCGACCGTGCTGTTGACGCTGCCCGCAGAGGCGCGATGGCAGGCGATCTGGACGATCGTCATGGCAGTGGCCAGCATCGGGCTGGGCTGCGCCGTGGCGCCGGGTTACGGTGCGGTTGGGGTGGTCGTCGCCGCGGCCCTCGCGATCGTTGTGGCGCAGGTGGTTCCGGCTCTCATCTGGGTGCCCGAACTGGTCCGTCGTCGCCGTCCGAGCGACGAGGTTCGAGTGTCTTCGCCAGCGGCGCAACGACGGTCTCACCCGGACCCACGTCGTGGATGACGGTTGCGTTGGCTCCGACCTTCGCACCGTCGTGGAGGGTGATGGGTCCCAGTACCACGGCGGCAGCACCGACCCTGACGTCATCGCCCAGAGTTGGTCTACCGACGGCGTCGTGGCCGATCGTCACCTGCTGGTTGATCCAGCACCGGCTGCCGATGGACGTCGCGGTGACGATCGTGCCCAAGCCGTGCTGAATGAAGAGCGCGGGACCGATCCGATCCGCTTCGAGTATAAACGTCGGAGATGGCCGGTAGACGATGCGCAGGACGAGCCTGAGTACGGCCGGTCCCTGGCGTAGGCGGAAGTGTGCCAGCGTCCGGAATTCCCCGAGCGCGCCACTGAGATAGGCGAATTGGGTGTACGAGTCGAACCCTCGCAGTTCGGCATCGTCGATGCAGGTGATCCACCAGGCGACGTCGTCCGCGACGACCCCGCCGACGTTCGAATACCTGATGCCGCACCAGAGGGGGTATGCCCACAGTCGCGCGAGGGCCAGTCGGGTGCGACTTCGCCTCCTCCCCATCTCGTGATGGTAGCCATCAGCAGCCGGGCTGGAGTGCTGCCCGCACGTATCCGACGGTCTGGAGGGCGTACTCGACGACCCATCGGCGCGCCGGCACCGGGTCGTCGGGTTCGACCATGACGAGTTCACCGTCGAAGCATCGGTGAAGGATGAAGCGCGCCCGGGAGACGTGCGGTCGGAAGGTGA from Mycolicibacterium arabiense includes the following:
- a CDS encoding YveK family protein, translated to MNAFEFIGELARRWRTFAWIASGVVMLGTALIVAMPTTYTSSTRLLVSIAGSTTFEAYQNDDVARERINSYIPLLTSEVVSQRVVDELRSSQTAEQLAERVSAARVPPNTSLIDVSVSARSAEDARALADAYAAEFISYTRALETPTGMGAQKVRVTQVSGASNPRSDVPVRLALGIPTALIAIVLGGAAVWIRSGSARGRHPELVQPLKGK
- a CDS encoding YveK family protein, whose product is MSIQYLSLVRAKWRWLCWGVLISLTVTTAALLATPPLYRSDATLFVRTPGDVSSVVDGGDSYAQGRARTFAALADNPALTSRVGTDLGLDLAAETLAGRVDAENPPGTALIEVAVSSPSPSEARRTATVLLSELTATVDGLETVPGSLVPRAELVVINPPSTEVRISAWGLPVAAVLAGAALTGVLVGAMCVVLTSTHASAVRPFAGSGSLADEPHRGVR
- a CDS encoding glycosyltransferase family 2 protein — its product is MSHVVSAVIATVGRPSVAVAVRSVLAQSAEVREVIVVLDAATSVSLPSDDRVVLIHAPAGSGAARCRQLGIDAARGSVIALLDDDDEWLPDKLECQLSKVRPEWGPGWVSSSRMAVVGPGDRRRTWPRRLIEPHESVADYLFRVREVGVGGAVLQTSTLVFPTALARQVRWDGHRGAVHDEPTWLIEVQRRVPDVRLLHVPEVLSVYDVRRSSVSRSSQDRTGDYIAWGLRHLVCESPRVRGDYLCSSPVSAAVSARSLPGVARAVWSALAYGRPGPCALTYAGLSAVRIVVGRLVSLIWS
- a CDS encoding LbetaH domain-containing protein, yielding MVVTTTRVGWSLAAGRGCSYDKGRGVLIQALWVATSELVVTKVWCPNRLRCAILRWFGAKIGRDVIIRHRVRVHWPWKLSIGDDSWVGTDSELYNLDTIDIGSDVCISQHAYLCTGSHDRFSPDFDFDNGPIVVADGVWICARSTVLRGVTIGANSVIGATCLISGDVPSNAIVRAPQPTVS
- a CDS encoding SGNH/GDSL hydrolase family protein, giving the protein MSNASTPRRSTATAVAALVLTGAIVSACMVLTTCSRNPDSRWPLSVAVIGDAFTAGESNEVVWPTLLAQRTGWSVSNFAMPDAGFAADGRGGHAFTHQVERAQAARPRIILITTGQADNDLPEMGAVTVGAIDAFDKIQLGGQRALVIGPIWYGDPAPGKVQMVSEAVREAARIADVPFLSGIQPPWLNRSLMQGNLHSPNDAGHSVIADRVAAWLRTETGA
- a CDS encoding glycosyltransferase produces the protein MRILQVVSLLNPDGAYGGPARVALNTSAEIIRRGHDVTVAAATRSYPVGSTTLDGVPVELFDARMLMPTNSFYGMGAPRLSRWFRANGRDYDVVHIHFARDLVVLPIAMSARRQRIPYVLQTHGMVIPSQHPLSAPLDATCTRRALHDAGAVCYLTAQEKGQLTTVAGSRLRLFELGNGVPEYGGPHRRSGPPEVLFAARLASRKKPLAFVAMARMLLTSGHRACFTLLGPDGGQGPAVTAATVAHPSINWDGAVEPSELPARMAAANVFVLPSVREPYPMAVLEAMSVGLPVVITDDCGLAPMVDRTGCGIVTDPSPPSLAAAVAKLLDDEALAADMGRRGREVARSEFSMSAIGDRLEQAYSRVAVGAR
- a CDS encoding SGNH/GDSL hydrolase family protein, giving the protein MAADGDRGVNGVRFSDIASAATAAAVAIGLVLVFVPDGTPAAPPQPADAPGLRVPPVEQGPPTALFIGDSYTAGRGPRELSPSCLAASRLGWLCHLSAVPGTGYVSGGPSNRFTVDEYRGESTSFSERIPLLANQFDPDIVVLDGGRNDQFPPRASVLAAMIATIADARRAWPEAEIVFERPRYLSRPNDDLGFDESFTNRLLRDPAARGVAVIDPIQAFGGRDTSRLLSDDGIHPNRQGELDLATAITASLVDQRFAADA
- a CDS encoding lipopolysaccharide biosynthesis protein: MTVARDRLAPQERRASLAAPVYRLAGTPITVALGLLNTAIVVRETGAAVFGLVALVATVTLLFPFADLGIGASVITASARLRGPNPDSAAADVVRRGFRVLLGVAGAVVVVAIVIMSIDGWATVIGFSSGPQDRWAVTVAACLFGLTLPAGLGVRILVGIDRNPLATVVLMSCPAFALGLTLLLFSARVDGIWYVTSSLGGLLAGQVLGCVLALRLSGLGSSAFSPVRGDSTGTPLLAGSLWLFVVGMGLPIGLQTGRVILAHLSTPEQLADYSLVAQMYAACWSVLSAAGLAYWPIFVRRRAETAETIAMWRRLTASFGALAALAAAAMWLLGPWAAEVLSGGEIEVTAWLALAFGALLVGQAMHLPATVLLTLPAEARWQAIWTIVMAVASIGLGCAVAPGYGAVGVVVAAALAIVVAQVVPALIWVPELVRRRRPSDEVRVSSPAAQRRSHPDPRRG